In Callospermophilus lateralis isolate mCalLat2 chromosome 18, mCalLat2.hap1, whole genome shotgun sequence, one DNA window encodes the following:
- the LOC143383293 gene encoding uncharacterized protein LOC143383293 isoform X2, which yields MTECQEEWKQLDPAQRNLYRNVMLENYNNLITVGYPFTKPEVIFKLEQEEEPWVVEEEVFRRHCSGEIWGTDEHQKTQDRLLRQVFKNTLTEEKVNEYPKKFANAFTPDSDFIPTRHNLYEYDLFGKCSEHNFDCHNNMKCLIRKEHFEYNEAVKSYDNKSSLLVVTPFKCNHCGTGFSQTLDLIRHLRIHTGEKSYECNKCRKVFSHKEKLTKHHKIHSREQCFECNECGKVFIKMSNLIRHQRIHTGEKPYACKECGKSFSQKSNLIDHEKIHTGEKPYECNECGKAFSQKQSLIAHQKVHTGEKPYACNECGKAFPRIASLALHMRSHTGEKPYKCDKCGKAFSQFSMLIIHVRIHTGEKPYECNECGKAFSQSSALTVHMRSHTGEKPYECKECRKAFSHKKNFITHQKIHTREKPYECNECGKAFIQMSNLVRHQRIHTGEKPYVCKECGKAFSQKSNLIAHEKIHSGEKPYECNECGKAFSQKQNFITHQKVHTGEKPYDCNKCGKAFSQIASLTLHLRSHTGEKPYECDKCGKAFSQCSLLNLHMRSHTGEKPYVCNECGKAFSQRTSLIVHMRGHTGEKPYECNKCGKAFSQSSSLTIHIRGHTGEKPFDCSKCGKAFSQISSLTLHMRKHTGEKPYHCIECGKAFSQKSHLVRHQRIHTH from the exons atgacTGAGTGCCAG GAGGAATGGAAGCAATTGGATCCTGCTCAGAGGAACCTGTACCGGAATGTAATGTTAGAAAACTATAACAACTTAATCACAGTGG GCTATCCATTCACCAAACCTGAAGTAATTTTCAAGTTGGAGCAAGAAGAAGAACCATGGGTGGTAGAAGAAGAAGTATTTAGGAGACACTGTTCAG GAGAAATATGGGGAACTGATGAGCATCAGAAAACCCAGGACAGACTTTTGAGACAAGTTTTCAAGAACACACTCACTGAAGAAAAAGTCAATGAATATCCTAAGAAATTTGCAAATGCATTTACTCCAGACTCAGATTTTATTCCTACTAGACACAATCTCTATGAATATGACTTGTTTGGAAagtgttcagaacataattttgACTGTCATAATAATATGAAATGCCTTATAAGAAAGGAACATTTTGAATATAATGAAGCTGTGAAATCTTATGACAATAAGTCATCTCTCCTTGTAGTAACCCCCTTTAAGTGTAATCATTGTGGAACAGGCTTTAGTCAAACATTGGACCTCATCAGACACCtaagaattcatactggagagaaatcCTATGAATGTAACAAATGTAGAAAAGTCTTCAGTCACAAGGAAAAACTAACTAAACATCATAAAATTCATAGTAGGGAACAGTGTTTTGAATGTAATGAATGTGGGaaagttttcattaaaatgtcaAATCTCATTAGACACCaaagaattcatactggagagaagccctatgcatGTAAGGAATGTGGGAAATCCTTCAGCCAGAAATCAAATCTCATTGATCATGAAAAAATTCATACTGGGGAGAAACCTTATGAATGTAATGAGTGTGGAAAAGCCTTCAGCCAGAAGCAAAGCCTCATTGCACATCAGAAGGTTCACACTGGGGAGAAACCTTATGCATGTAATGAATGTGGCAAAGCCTTCCCTCGAATTGCATCCCTTGCTCTTCATATGAGAAGTCATACAGGGGAAAAACCTTATAAGTGTGATAAATGTGGAAAAGCCTTCTCTCAGTTTTCAATGCTTATTATACATGTGAGAATCCATACAGGTGAGAAACCCTATGAATGCaatgaatgtggaaaagccttttctCAGAGTTCAGCCCTTACTGTACATATGAGAAGTCACACAGGTGAgaaaccctatgaatgtaaggaATGTAGAAAAGCCTTCAGCCACAAGAAAAACTTCATTACACACCAGAAAATTCACACTAGAGAGAAACCTTATGAATGTAATGAATGTGGGAAAGCTTTTATTCAGATGTCAAATCTTGTCagacaccagagaattcatacagGAGAAAAACCCTATGTATGTaaggaatgtggcaaagcttttagccaGAAGTCAAATCTcattgctcatgaaaaaattcatTCTGGAGAGAAACCCTATGAATGTAACGAATGTGGTAAAGCCTTCAGCCAAAAGCAAAACTTTATTACACATCAGAaagttcatactggagagaaaccttATGACTGTAATAAATGTGGTAAAGCCTTCTCTCAAATTGCATCCCTTACTCTTCATTTGAGAAGTCACACAGGGGAAAAGCCTTATGAATGTGATAAGTGTGGGAAAGCCTTCTCTCAGTGCTCACTGCTTAATTTACATATGAGAAGTCATACTGGTGAGAAGCCCTATGTATGtaatgaatgtggaaaagcattctCTCAGAGAACGTCCCTTATCGTGCATATGAGAGGTCACACAGGTGAGAAACCTTATGAATGTAATAAATGTGGAAAAGCCTTCTCCCAGAGCTCATCCCTTACTATACATATACGAGGTCATACGGGTGAGAAACCCTTTGACTGTAGTAAATGTGGAAAAGCCTTCTCTCAGATCTCATCCCTTACTCTCCATATGAGAAAACATACAGGTGAAAAGCCCTATCACTGCATTGAATGTGGTAAAGCTTTCAGCCAAAAGTCACACCTTGTTAGACACCAGAGAATTCACACTCATTAG
- the LOC143383293 gene encoding uncharacterized protein LOC143383293 isoform X1 gives MTECQGTVTFKDVAIAFTQEEWKQLDPAQRNLYRNVMLENYNNLITVGYPFTKPEVIFKLEQEEEPWVVEEEVFRRHCSGEIWGTDEHQKTQDRLLRQVFKNTLTEEKVNEYPKKFANAFTPDSDFIPTRHNLYEYDLFGKCSEHNFDCHNNMKCLIRKEHFEYNEAVKSYDNKSSLLVVTPFKCNHCGTGFSQTLDLIRHLRIHTGEKSYECNKCRKVFSHKEKLTKHHKIHSREQCFECNECGKVFIKMSNLIRHQRIHTGEKPYACKECGKSFSQKSNLIDHEKIHTGEKPYECNECGKAFSQKQSLIAHQKVHTGEKPYACNECGKAFPRIASLALHMRSHTGEKPYKCDKCGKAFSQFSMLIIHVRIHTGEKPYECNECGKAFSQSSALTVHMRSHTGEKPYECKECRKAFSHKKNFITHQKIHTREKPYECNECGKAFIQMSNLVRHQRIHTGEKPYVCKECGKAFSQKSNLIAHEKIHSGEKPYECNECGKAFSQKQNFITHQKVHTGEKPYDCNKCGKAFSQIASLTLHLRSHTGEKPYECDKCGKAFSQCSLLNLHMRSHTGEKPYVCNECGKAFSQRTSLIVHMRGHTGEKPYECNKCGKAFSQSSSLTIHIRGHTGEKPFDCSKCGKAFSQISSLTLHMRKHTGEKPYHCIECGKAFSQKSHLVRHQRIHTH, from the exons atgacTGAGTGCCAG GGAACAGTGACATTCAAAGATGTGGCCATTGCCTTCACCCAGGAGGAATGGAAGCAATTGGATCCTGCTCAGAGGAACCTGTACCGGAATGTAATGTTAGAAAACTATAACAACTTAATCACAGTGG GCTATCCATTCACCAAACCTGAAGTAATTTTCAAGTTGGAGCAAGAAGAAGAACCATGGGTGGTAGAAGAAGAAGTATTTAGGAGACACTGTTCAG GAGAAATATGGGGAACTGATGAGCATCAGAAAACCCAGGACAGACTTTTGAGACAAGTTTTCAAGAACACACTCACTGAAGAAAAAGTCAATGAATATCCTAAGAAATTTGCAAATGCATTTACTCCAGACTCAGATTTTATTCCTACTAGACACAATCTCTATGAATATGACTTGTTTGGAAagtgttcagaacataattttgACTGTCATAATAATATGAAATGCCTTATAAGAAAGGAACATTTTGAATATAATGAAGCTGTGAAATCTTATGACAATAAGTCATCTCTCCTTGTAGTAACCCCCTTTAAGTGTAATCATTGTGGAACAGGCTTTAGTCAAACATTGGACCTCATCAGACACCtaagaattcatactggagagaaatcCTATGAATGTAACAAATGTAGAAAAGTCTTCAGTCACAAGGAAAAACTAACTAAACATCATAAAATTCATAGTAGGGAACAGTGTTTTGAATGTAATGAATGTGGGaaagttttcattaaaatgtcaAATCTCATTAGACACCaaagaattcatactggagagaagccctatgcatGTAAGGAATGTGGGAAATCCTTCAGCCAGAAATCAAATCTCATTGATCATGAAAAAATTCATACTGGGGAGAAACCTTATGAATGTAATGAGTGTGGAAAAGCCTTCAGCCAGAAGCAAAGCCTCATTGCACATCAGAAGGTTCACACTGGGGAGAAACCTTATGCATGTAATGAATGTGGCAAAGCCTTCCCTCGAATTGCATCCCTTGCTCTTCATATGAGAAGTCATACAGGGGAAAAACCTTATAAGTGTGATAAATGTGGAAAAGCCTTCTCTCAGTTTTCAATGCTTATTATACATGTGAGAATCCATACAGGTGAGAAACCCTATGAATGCaatgaatgtggaaaagccttttctCAGAGTTCAGCCCTTACTGTACATATGAGAAGTCACACAGGTGAgaaaccctatgaatgtaaggaATGTAGAAAAGCCTTCAGCCACAAGAAAAACTTCATTACACACCAGAAAATTCACACTAGAGAGAAACCTTATGAATGTAATGAATGTGGGAAAGCTTTTATTCAGATGTCAAATCTTGTCagacaccagagaattcatacagGAGAAAAACCCTATGTATGTaaggaatgtggcaaagcttttagccaGAAGTCAAATCTcattgctcatgaaaaaattcatTCTGGAGAGAAACCCTATGAATGTAACGAATGTGGTAAAGCCTTCAGCCAAAAGCAAAACTTTATTACACATCAGAaagttcatactggagagaaaccttATGACTGTAATAAATGTGGTAAAGCCTTCTCTCAAATTGCATCCCTTACTCTTCATTTGAGAAGTCACACAGGGGAAAAGCCTTATGAATGTGATAAGTGTGGGAAAGCCTTCTCTCAGTGCTCACTGCTTAATTTACATATGAGAAGTCATACTGGTGAGAAGCCCTATGTATGtaatgaatgtggaaaagcattctCTCAGAGAACGTCCCTTATCGTGCATATGAGAGGTCACACAGGTGAGAAACCTTATGAATGTAATAAATGTGGAAAAGCCTTCTCCCAGAGCTCATCCCTTACTATACATATACGAGGTCATACGGGTGAGAAACCCTTTGACTGTAGTAAATGTGGAAAAGCCTTCTCTCAGATCTCATCCCTTACTCTCCATATGAGAAAACATACAGGTGAAAAGCCCTATCACTGCATTGAATGTGGTAAAGCTTTCAGCCAAAAGTCACACCTTGTTAGACACCAGAGAATTCACACTCATTAG